The following is a genomic window from Bacteroidia bacterium.
AGACCATAGACATCTGCTACTCCTATTTCGAAGTGGAGATTTGAGCATGCCCATTGAAATCAACGAGCTGCATATCAAAGTGACGGTGAATCAACCCGCGCCGGCCGGCGGAGAGGGCAGCAGCACGCCGCCCGCGAAAGCGGGAACGTCGGACGACAAACTGCTTGCGGACGCCGTGGAGCAGACCTTGCGCATTCTGAAAAAGGCGGGAGAACGCTGATGCCGACGACTGGCCAGTTGGAAAAACTGCGTATCATCGCGCACCTCACCGCGGATTACAGCGACGAGGTCACCGAAGCGAACACCTTCGAAGCCATGCTCAACCCCGAGGCCTATACGCTCGACTACAAGGTGGAGTATCAGGACGGGCAGGGGCAGGGCACCAGCGCCGCACAGCAGCGATTTACCGTAAAAAAACCCGAGGAAATCGCTTTCGAGCTGCTGCTGGATTCCACCGGTGTGACGGACGGAAATCCGCGGGACTCCATCGAAGAGGACATCAACAAGCTGCGCGATCTTCTCCTGAAATACGAGGGCGAGATTCACGAGCCGAAGCATTTCGTGGTGCTCTGGGGCAGTCTGCTGTTCAAAGGCCGCTGCACCGGCCTGACTATTACGATGAAGCTGTTCAATCCCGACGGCAAGCCGATACGCGCTCTCTGCAAAGCGAGTTTCAAAGGCAGCGTGGAGGACAATCTGCGTACGGCCGAGGAACGCAATCAATCCCCCGATCTGACGCATTCACGCCTGGTGAAGCAGGGCGACACCCTGCCGAAGCTGTGCTACGAGGTGTATGGTCATTCGAAATACTACCCGCTCGTCGCGCGCGTGAACCGTCTGCCGCAGTTCCGCGCCCTGGTTCCGGGCGAGCGTCTCTTTTTTCCGCCACTGGAGAAAAATACCCCGGTGTCATGAGTGATGAACGCGTCATAGCGAGCGATGCACCGAAATCGGTTGCCACGTTTTCCATACTCAGCGACGGTGTGAAAGTACCGGGCAGCATGCAGGTGCTGTCGGTGCTCGTCGAGCGCGAGGTGAATCGCATCCCTTCAGCGACCATCACCATTCAGGACGGAGCGGCCGCGGAGCAGTCGTTTGCCGTGAGCAACGGCGAAGAATTTGCGCCGGGCAAGCGCATCGAGATTCAGGCCGGTTACAGAAGCAACGAGGAACGGATATTCAGCGGCATCGTGATCAGTCAGGCCGTGAAAGTGCGGAAAAATGTCTCGTTGCTCGTGGTGGAATGTCGCCACAGCGCGGTGCGCATGAGCACACGACCGCTGTGCGCGTACTTCCATGACGTGACGGACCAGGATGTTGCGGACACGTTGTTCGCGGCCCACGGCTTGAGCGTCAGCACCTCGGGCAGCGCCGTCTCGCACGCCCAACTCGTGCAATACGACAGCACGGACTGGGACTTCATGCTCTGCCGCGCCGAAGCCAACGGATGGTGGGTGATCGCGGGCGATGACAGCATCACCGTCGGTCCTCCCGATTTCAGCCGCAGCGCGGAACTCACCCTGCAGTACGGTGCGACCATCCATGATCTCGACGCGGAAATGGACGCGCGTGTGCAGTTCGAGACACTGCGCGCGAACGGCTGGGATCCGGCGAGCCAGGCGTTGATATCTCCGGCGGAGGCAGCGGACCCGGGCGCACCGGCGGCGGGCAATATTGCCGGATCGGCACTTGCCGTTGCGACGGGTAACGACGCGCTGGACTATCGCCACGCCGGCGTCGGCGAGAGCGAGATGCAGGCCTGGGCGGACGGCGCGATGCGTAAACGACGGCTTGGAAAAATTCGCGGTACACTTCGTACCGATGGCACGGCGCTGGCGCTTCCCGGCAATCCCGTCGTGATCAACGGCGCCGGTGAGCGCTTCGAAGGCACGCACATGATGACGGGCGTACGTCACCAAATCGGCAAGGGCAACTGGGAGACGACGATTCAATTCGGTGAGTCACCAGAGCGCTTTGCCGAACGCTTTCGCGTGCATCAACCCGCCGCCTCTGCGCTGCTGCCACCGGTGCACGGTCTGCAGATCGGCATCGTCACCTCGCTCGAGGATCCTTTGGGAGAAGATCGCATTCAGGTGCGCCTGCCCCTGGTGGATGCGGCCGACGAGGGTGCCTGGATGCGCATGGCAAGTCCCGACGCGGGCAGCGGCCGGGGCATGGTGTTCCGGCCCGAAATCGAAGACGAGGTGATCGTCGGTTTCATCAACAACGACCCGCGGCACGGCGTGGTATTGGGTATGCTGCACAGCAGCGCGCATGCGGCGCCGCTCACGGGCAGCAACGACAATCACGAAAAGGGCTATGTGTCCCGGAGCGGCATACGGCTGCATTTCGACGACGACAAAACCATCGTGACATTATCGACGCCCGGAGGGCATTCCCTGGTTCTCGACGACGACGAGGCCGTCGTGCGCCTTGAGGACAGCAACGGCAATAAAATCGTCATGAACAGAGACGGTATCGAGATCGAGAGCGTACGCGATATGAAGTTGACCGCCGCCGTGGATGTCAAGGCAGAGGCCGGAGCGAATGCGGAATTCACGGCAGGCGCCAGCGCCAAGGTCGAAGGCGGCGCGGGTGCGGAACTCTCCGCCGGTGGAAACACCACCGTGCGCGGTGCAATGGTACAGATCAATTAACGAGGATGCGACATGGGGCAACCCGCGGCACGAATAGGTGATATGCACGTCTGTCCGATCGTGGTACCTCCACCGCATGTCGGCGGGCCGGTCATCGCGGGGACTCCTGCCGTGCTCATCGCCGGCATGCCCGCGGCGCGGGTCGGTGACATGTGCGCCTGCGCCGGTCCGCCCGACACCATCATTGCGGGCTCATCCACGGTGATGATCGGCGGCATGCCCGCTGCGCGCATGGGCGACAGCACGGCGCACGGCGGCAGCATTGTCGCGGGCGCCCCGACAGTCATGATTGGATAACACAGGATACAGGAGTTCCGGATGGCGGACACAAAAGATATGTTTCTCGGAACGGGATGGAGCTTCCCGCCGCGTTTCAATCAGGCGGCGGGCGCCGTGGAAATGACCGGTGGCTTCGACGACATACGCGCAAGTCTGGAAATCCTGCTCGGCACCCGTCCGGGCGAACGCGTCATGCAGCCCAAGTATGGCTGCAACATGGAGGATCTGTTGTTCGAAAATCTCAACACGGGCACAAAAACCCTGATGAAAGACAGAATTCAGACCGCGATCCTGTACTTCGAATCCCGCATCGAAATCGAGCGTATCGAACTCGACGATACGCGGCAGAACGAAGGTGTGATCCTCGTGCGCATAGACTACATCGTGAGCTCCACCAATTCCCGTTTCAATTTCGTGTTTCCGTACTTCCTCAATGAGGCATCGGAGCTTGACATGTTGACCACCAATCATCCGCTGGCCGGATAGCACATGGCAGATTGCAGCGAACAACGATCACCCCTGCAGCGGCAGGGCACAGCGCGCGGACAGCGGGCCATCGCTTCCTTGCGCCCGGAATCCGTGGAGCTTATCGACAAGAAGCCGGAAGACTGGATAGTCTGGGCAGCGAGATTCTCCTCCCGCGTCCGTTTTTACGACGAGGAACACCAGCCCTCGGGCAGTTTCGAACCGCTGTTCGGTGTCGATTTCGCGGCACGTCTCGCCACGATCACGACGCATCCCGCCGATACGGTGACGCTTTTTTCGCGTGAGCAGCTGACCGTGCTCCATGACACGTCGGCGCTGCTCGCGGCGCTGCGTGCATCGTACACAGCGCTTTACGACCTGGTGTTTTCGTATGTGCATATCGTTGACCGGCAATATCGCATGGCGCTGCGCGAGCGCGATGCGCTGCTGCGCCGCACAGACGCCGAGACGGAGACGAAACTGCGCG
Proteins encoded in this region:
- a CDS encoding DUF5908 family protein gives rise to the protein MPIEINELHIKVTVNQPAPAGGEGSSTPPAKAGTSDDKLLADAVEQTLRILKKAGER
- a CDS encoding LysM peptidoglycan-binding domain-containing protein, whose product is MPTTGQLEKLRIIAHLTADYSDEVTEANTFEAMLNPEAYTLDYKVEYQDGQGQGTSAAQQRFTVKKPEEIAFELLLDSTGVTDGNPRDSIEEDINKLRDLLLKYEGEIHEPKHFVVLWGSLLFKGRCTGLTITMKLFNPDGKPIRALCKASFKGSVEDNLRTAEERNQSPDLTHSRLVKQGDTLPKLCYEVYGHSKYYPLVARVNRLPQFRALVPGERLFFPPLEKNTPVS
- the vgrG gene encoding type VI secretion system tip protein VgrG; this translates as MSDERVIASDAPKSVATFSILSDGVKVPGSMQVLSVLVEREVNRIPSATITIQDGAAAEQSFAVSNGEEFAPGKRIEIQAGYRSNEERIFSGIVISQAVKVRKNVSLLVVECRHSAVRMSTRPLCAYFHDVTDQDVADTLFAAHGLSVSTSGSAVSHAQLVQYDSTDWDFMLCRAEANGWWVIAGDDSITVGPPDFSRSAELTLQYGATIHDLDAEMDARVQFETLRANGWDPASQALISPAEAADPGAPAAGNIAGSALAVATGNDALDYRHAGVGESEMQAWADGAMRKRRLGKIRGTLRTDGTALALPGNPVVINGAGERFEGTHMMTGVRHQIGKGNWETTIQFGESPERFAERFRVHQPAASALLPPVHGLQIGIVTSLEDPLGEDRIQVRLPLVDAADEGAWMRMASPDAGSGRGMVFRPEIEDEVIVGFINNDPRHGVVLGMLHSSAHAAPLTGSNDNHEKGYVSRSGIRLHFDDDKTIVTLSTPGGHSLVLDDDEAVVRLEDSNGNKIVMNRDGIEIESVRDMKLTAAVDVKAEAGANAEFTAGASAKVEGGAGAELSAGGNTTVRGAMVQIN
- a CDS encoding PAAR domain-containing protein, producing MGQPAARIGDMHVCPIVVPPPHVGGPVIAGTPAVLIAGMPAARVGDMCACAGPPDTIIAGSSTVMIGGMPAARMGDSTAHGGSIVAGAPTVMIG
- a CDS encoding GPW/gp25 family protein codes for the protein MADTKDMFLGTGWSFPPRFNQAAGAVEMTGGFDDIRASLEILLGTRPGERVMQPKYGCNMEDLLFENLNTGTKTLMKDRIQTAILYFESRIEIERIELDDTRQNEGVILVRIDYIVSSTNSRFNFVFPYFLNEASELDMLTTNHPLAG